In one window of Tumebacillus algifaecis DNA:
- a CDS encoding helix-turn-helix domain-containing protein, which translates to MKQDSVYEVTSLEQMKALSNQLRVQILNQFDDEPRTSKQLADLLELPASKVHYHVRELHKSGLLVLVETREKGGVIEKYYMPVAKQIRIALQESDTYNNEERTVRYEIGRAFVDEYLNAYHKSLQLVDQLREEGKDTEGLGPATVMGWLYLTKEQQQEMRKEIKELLKTWEERYSQQEKTDQTRPWRAFLSLFPEL; encoded by the coding sequence ATGAAACAGGATTCCGTCTATGAAGTGACCTCATTGGAGCAGATGAAGGCACTGTCCAACCAATTGCGAGTGCAGATCCTCAACCAATTTGATGACGAGCCGCGCACCTCCAAGCAGTTAGCCGACCTGTTGGAACTGCCCGCATCCAAGGTTCACTACCATGTGCGGGAGTTACATAAAAGCGGCCTGCTCGTGCTGGTCGAGACGCGGGAGAAAGGTGGGGTGATCGAAAAATACTACATGCCGGTGGCAAAGCAGATCCGCATTGCCCTACAAGAGTCGGACACGTACAACAATGAGGAGCGCACGGTGCGCTACGAAATTGGGCGAGCGTTTGTCGATGAGTATTTGAACGCCTACCACAAATCATTGCAACTGGTTGACCAACTGCGCGAGGAAGGCAAGGACACGGAAGGCTTAGGGCCAGCGACCGTGATGGGCTGGCTCTACCTGACCAAAGAGCAACAACAAGAGATGCGCAAAGAGATCAAAGAACTATTGAAAACGTGGGAAGAGCGATACAGCCAGCAGGAGAAGACCGATCAGACCCGTCCTTGGCGGGCATTCCTTTCGCTGTTCCCGGAACTGTAA
- a CDS encoding TOMM precursor leader peptide-binding protein, protein MTGGLSRPAFSGNYRVLTAGADTLMLMSEAGDILLQGRAYSALAPLIDGQRSSDQLVRMVRDLVPPAEAYYALLQLAQQGFLTEGGDTLPAEQAAFWHALGVDSRTDREALLPRKVAVTALDPLDRNTFLDKLHHHAIEVADPSEQSAFDIVLTDHYLREELLAFNEQAWAMNRAWLPAKPIGSTIWIGPFIRPSHTACFACLAHRLHAKQFARERIAAHQNWSNRDHIPQATTQASLQTALELLALETGKLLRHDRYPTLHHTLISIDLLTLQTQTHTVVRRPQCPICGDGSSRSTPPAPPDLQSRQKLSASDGSSRTVTAEATWQTYAHHVSPITGIIKQLAVADPDPVHPAIHNYTADANVVFTQSHDLDTLKQHLRSRSAGKGTSALQAKVGALCESLERYSGLYQGDEFSIRSSYHQLADRAIHPHHYLLFSERQYDQRDKINSARLSMFEWIPHRFDEHSVVDWTPLWSLTEQRVKYLPTACCYYSYPQQAERAFALADSNGCASGNTLEEAILHGFFELVERDAVAIWWYNRLRREQVDLNSFGHPYIAQLRDAYRSHYQREFWVLNLTHDLQIPTFAAISRQLGRPAEHLILGFGAHFDPEIALLRALTEMNQSLPLLRQGISANVHRQIANWWRTASLENQPYLAPDATRPAVRASDFRNVWQDDLLDDLRLAQQIVEQKGMEMLVLDQTRPDVGLPVAKVIVPGLRHFWTRFAPGRLYDLPAQQNWLAQPHAETELNPIPMFL, encoded by the coding sequence ATGACGGGCGGGTTGTCGCGCCCCGCATTCAGTGGCAACTATCGTGTGCTGACTGCGGGTGCCGATACCCTGATGCTGATGTCAGAAGCGGGTGACATCCTCCTGCAGGGCAGAGCGTATTCGGCACTCGCTCCGCTGATCGACGGGCAAAGGTCATCCGATCAACTCGTGCGCATGGTGCGGGATCTCGTCCCCCCAGCCGAAGCCTACTATGCCTTGCTGCAGTTGGCGCAGCAAGGCTTTTTGACGGAGGGGGGTGACACTCTTCCAGCGGAGCAGGCCGCTTTTTGGCATGCGCTTGGCGTCGATTCTCGCACCGACCGTGAAGCACTGCTCCCGCGCAAAGTTGCCGTCACCGCCCTCGATCCGCTCGACCGCAACACTTTTTTGGACAAGTTGCACCACCACGCAATCGAAGTGGCCGACCCATCCGAGCAAAGCGCGTTTGACATCGTGCTGACCGATCACTACCTGCGCGAGGAACTGCTCGCTTTCAATGAACAGGCATGGGCTATGAACCGTGCTTGGCTGCCTGCCAAACCGATCGGCTCCACCATCTGGATCGGGCCTTTCATCCGCCCGTCGCACACCGCCTGCTTTGCCTGTCTCGCCCATCGGTTGCATGCCAAGCAGTTCGCTCGTGAACGGATCGCCGCGCATCAGAACTGGTCGAACCGTGATCACATTCCACAGGCGACCACGCAGGCCAGCTTGCAGACCGCACTGGAACTGCTGGCATTGGAAACGGGAAAACTGCTCCGCCACGACCGCTATCCCACCTTGCATCACACGCTGATCTCCATCGATCTGCTGACCTTGCAGACACAGACGCACACCGTTGTGCGCCGTCCGCAATGTCCGATCTGCGGCGACGGCAGCAGTCGTTCAACTCCTCCCGCGCCACCTGACTTGCAAAGTCGGCAGAAACTGAGCGCGTCAGATGGCAGTTCCCGCACTGTGACAGCAGAAGCAACTTGGCAGACCTACGCGCATCATGTCAGCCCGATCACCGGGATCATCAAACAGCTTGCGGTTGCTGATCCCGATCCTGTACATCCTGCGATCCACAACTATACGGCCGATGCGAATGTCGTGTTCACCCAAAGCCATGACCTCGACACGCTCAAACAGCATCTGCGCAGCAGAAGCGCTGGAAAAGGCACGAGCGCACTCCAAGCAAAAGTCGGCGCGCTCTGCGAGTCGCTGGAACGGTATTCCGGCCTGTATCAAGGGGATGAATTTAGCATTCGTTCGAGCTATCACCAGCTGGCCGACCGAGCGATTCACCCGCACCACTATCTGCTGTTCAGCGAGCGACAGTACGACCAGCGCGACAAAATCAACAGCGCGCGGCTATCGATGTTTGAGTGGATTCCGCACCGCTTCGATGAGCACAGCGTCGTCGATTGGACGCCGCTGTGGTCGCTGACCGAGCAGCGTGTGAAATACCTGCCGACCGCCTGTTGTTACTATTCCTATCCTCAACAGGCCGAGCGCGCGTTTGCCCTCGCCGATTCGAACGGGTGCGCCTCTGGCAACACGCTGGAAGAAGCGATTTTGCACGGATTCTTCGAGCTTGTCGAACGCGATGCGGTCGCGATCTGGTGGTACAACCGCCTGCGCCGCGAACAGGTGGACCTGAACAGTTTCGGACACCCTTACATCGCACAGTTGCGGGACGCCTATCGAAGCCACTATCAACGCGAGTTTTGGGTGCTCAATCTGACGCACGATCTGCAGATTCCGACCTTTGCCGCGATCAGCCGTCAATTGGGCCGTCCCGCGGAGCATCTGATCTTGGGATTCGGGGCGCATTTTGACCCTGAGATCGCATTGTTGCGCGCGCTCACCGAGATGAATCAATCCCTCCCCCTGTTACGTCAAGGCATCTCCGCCAATGTCCATCGACAGATCGCCAATTGGTGGCGCACCGCTTCCTTGGAAAATCAGCCCTATCTGGCACCCGATGCGACGCGTCCTGCCGTACGCGCTTCCGACTTCCGCAACGTTTGGCAGGATGATCTGCTCGACGATCTGCGACTCGCCCAACAGATCGTCGAGCAAAAAGGGATGGAGATGCTGGTGCTCGATCAGACGCGGCCCGATGTTGGCCTGCCCGTCGCCAAGGTGATCGTACCCGGCCTGCGACACTTTTGGACGCGATTCGCTCCAGGTCGTCTCTACGATCTACCCGCTCAGCAGAATTGGTTGGCACAGCCGCATGCGGAAACGGAGCTCAATCCGATTCCGATGTTTTTGTAA
- a CDS encoding SAV0927 family protein: MISHESYEESRSRFVTLVTDHSQYDLVISYSSHFLGKALILHIQTNLFDIFDLHDVRDHATFGAKLGIANCEDAELVSDYLEDVMPMIYTPTQY; this comes from the coding sequence ATGATCAGCCATGAGAGCTATGAAGAATCCAGATCCCGATTTGTCACCCTCGTCACCGATCACTCACAATATGACCTCGTGATCTCTTACTCCTCACATTTTCTAGGCAAAGCGCTCATCTTGCACATTCAGACCAACCTGTTCGACATTTTTGACTTGCATGACGTCCGAGACCACGCGACCTTCGGAGCCAAACTCGGCATTGCCAACTGCGAAGACGCGGAACTGGTGAGCGACTACCTCGAAGATGTGATGCCGATGATCTACACGCCAACCCAATACTGA
- a CDS encoding response regulator — protein sequence MSHLRIVLADDQVLLRDALKTIINLEDDMEVIATAGNGLEAFEKAKELQPDLVLMDIKMPGVNGIEGITIIKKHLPEMKVLILTTFDEEDFIVEGLLKGAVGYLLKDIQGDKLIQSIREAVNGQLMLPVQVANRLAARLHHLSTPEQKSAEEERSKRRGFYLTDREREVAVLMVQGLKNRQIADALFMSEGTVKNYVSVIYSKVGIHDRATVVTLLQEMLEEDGPATSAE from the coding sequence TTGAGTCATTTGAGAATAGTTCTGGCGGATGATCAAGTTCTATTGCGCGACGCATTGAAGACGATCATCAATTTAGAAGACGATATGGAAGTCATCGCAACGGCAGGAAACGGGCTGGAAGCGTTTGAAAAAGCGAAGGAACTGCAGCCGGACCTCGTGCTGATGGATATCAAGATGCCTGGTGTAAACGGGATTGAAGGGATCACGATCATCAAAAAGCATCTGCCGGAGATGAAAGTTTTGATCCTGACCACCTTCGATGAGGAGGACTTTATTGTAGAAGGCTTGTTAAAGGGGGCGGTCGGATATCTGTTAAAAGATATTCAGGGCGATAAGCTGATCCAATCGATTCGAGAAGCGGTGAATGGGCAGTTGATGTTGCCCGTACAGGTTGCAAATCGCTTGGCGGCCCGCCTGCATCACCTCTCCACGCCAGAGCAGAAGAGCGCTGAAGAGGAGCGCTCGAAACGCCGGGGCTTTTATTTGACCGACCGTGAACGAGAGGTGGCTGTGCTGATGGTGCAGGGGCTGAAGAACCGACAGATTGCCGATGCGCTGTTTATGAGCGAAGGGACGGTCAAAAATTATGTGAGCGTCATCTACAGCAAAGTCGGCATCCATGATCGCGCAACAGTGGTCACACTGTTACAGGAGATGTTGGAGGAGGATGGCCCAGCCACCTCCGCAGAATGA
- a CDS encoding MFS transporter, protein MLAFLKGNPRYFCYWAATWLSEFADWIRNMALLYIVMELSGNSPLAVSSILFGEYAPIFLFGFFVGVFADRWDRRKTMLGAVGFRVLVMLLFVGAILIESLWLLYIGAFLATVASLFYRSPSAAFVMQFVPRENLKTAMSLRQITNSVTMLIGPAVGTAVFMSYGGAVALGLTALLLFGSFLLILAIKVPSSAREADNSKGKIKGVMLEMIEGFKYSWSNLAVRPLLFTQAFIGLGSGLINVVEIFIITEFLGLPKEMLTWVVMVQGGAMLIGAMIVQRMSTAPERLLVYGLLVMGVGLAGAVAYPALWVTIVSISVFSFGNSMLTIGIGTTMQTYIAFEFQGRTGTTVVTLFNGFMVVAMLSAGFLQKALTTVPLVLASGISIVLGGLVCWYMFHRAFKAGLEPAQSSHQAQA, encoded by the coding sequence ATGCTGGCATTTCTCAAAGGCAACCCGCGCTATTTTTGTTATTGGGCAGCCACTTGGCTTTCCGAATTTGCTGACTGGATTCGCAACATGGCCTTGCTCTACATCGTCATGGAGCTTTCGGGCAATTCACCGCTAGCCGTGTCGTCCATCCTGTTCGGCGAGTATGCACCGATTTTCTTGTTCGGCTTCTTCGTCGGCGTGTTTGCAGACCGTTGGGACCGTCGCAAAACCATGCTTGGGGCGGTTGGGTTCCGAGTCTTGGTCATGCTGTTGTTCGTCGGAGCGATTCTGATCGAGTCGCTGTGGTTGCTTTACATCGGGGCGTTCTTGGCCACGGTCGCTTCGCTGTTTTACCGCTCGCCGTCTGCTGCGTTTGTGATGCAGTTCGTGCCGCGCGAAAATCTAAAGACGGCGATGAGCTTGCGTCAAATCACCAACTCTGTCACGATGTTGATCGGCCCGGCCGTCGGGACGGCAGTGTTCATGTCGTATGGTGGCGCAGTGGCGCTGGGGCTGACCGCACTGTTGCTGTTCGGTTCGTTCCTTTTGATCCTCGCCATCAAGGTTCCGTCGAGCGCGCGTGAGGCTGACAACTCGAAAGGGAAGATCAAAGGTGTCATGCTCGAAATGATCGAGGGGTTCAAATACTCGTGGAGCAATCTGGCGGTGCGTCCGCTCCTGTTCACACAAGCGTTTATCGGGCTGGGCTCCGGTTTGATCAACGTTGTCGAAATCTTCATCATCACCGAATTCTTAGGACTGCCTAAAGAGATGCTGACTTGGGTTGTCATGGTGCAAGGAGGCGCGATGCTGATCGGGGCCATGATCGTGCAACGGATGAGTACGGCGCCGGAGCGACTGTTGGTCTACGGTCTGCTGGTGATGGGCGTCGGATTGGCCGGTGCGGTAGCCTACCCTGCACTGTGGGTGACGATCGTGTCGATCAGCGTGTTCTCCTTCGGGAACTCGATGCTGACGATCGGTATCGGTACGACGATGCAAACCTACATTGCGTTCGAATTCCAAGGCCGCACCGGAACGACTGTCGTGACCCTGTTCAACGGTTTCATGGTCGTGGCGATGCTCTCCGCCGGCTTCTTGCAAAAAGCGTTGACCACCGTGCCGCTGGTGTTGGCATCTGGGATCAGCATTGTGCTCGGCGGACTGGTCTGCTGGTACATGTTCCATCGTGCATTCAAAGCCGGGTTGGAACCCGCACAATCTTCTCATCAGGCTCAAGCCTAG